Proteins from a single region of Juglans microcarpa x Juglans regia isolate MS1-56 chromosome 5S, Jm3101_v1.0, whole genome shotgun sequence:
- the LOC121267579 gene encoding acid phosphatase 1, translated as MIKAMVHRIREVLIFSFVALFCKATGGAPADWWATWPPESASYCLSWRLAVEANNVRGWRTVPTQCLGYIETYMIGGQYFRDLRLIADQILSYANEIVPSGDGMDAWIFDVDDTCISNILYYRDKRYGCDPYDPVGFKAWATKAGCTAIPSVLRVYNKLIESGFKIILVTGRDEETMGPATIENLNDQGFVDYERLIMRTAAYKGQSAVKYKSEIRKQLVVEQGYRIWGNVGDQWSDLQGEYLGNRTFKLPNPMYFVP; from the exons ATGATCAAGGCCATGGTACATCGAATACGGGAGGTATTGATTTTCTCCTTTGTAGCTCTATTCTGCAAGGCTACCGGTGGGGCGCCTGCTGATTGGTGGGCAACCTGGCCTCCTGAAAGTGCCAGCTATTGCCTGAGCTGGAGGTTGGCCGTAGAGGCCAACAACGTGCGCGGCTGGCGAACAGTCCCAACTCAGTGCTTGGGCTACATTGAAACATACATGATTGGCGGACAATATTTCCGGGACCTCCGCTTAATTGCAGACCAGATTTTGAGTTATGCCAACGAGATAGTTCCATCTGGCGACGGGATGGATGCTTGGATTTTCGACGTTGACGACACCTGTATCTCCAACATATTATATTACAGAGATAAGCGATATGG GTGCGACCCATATGACCCGGTAGGGTTCAAGGCGTGGGCAACGAAAGCAGGCTGCACGGCGATTCCTTCGGTGCTCCGAGTATATAACAAATTGATTGAGAGTGGATTTAAGATAATCCTAGTCACGGGAAGAGACGAAGAGACCATGGGCCCAGCCACTATAGAAAACCTGAATGACCAGGGATTTGTGGATTATGAACGTCTCATTATGAG GACTGCAGCTTATAAAGGGCAAAGCGCGGTGAAATACAAATCAGAAATCCGGAAGCAGCTGGTAGTAGAACAAGGTTACAGAATATGGGGAAACGTTGGAGACCAGTGGAGTGATCTTCAAGGGGAGTATTTGGGCAATCGGACTTTCAAGCTTCCTAATCCCATGTATTTTGTTCCCTAA
- the LOC121267312 gene encoding V-type proton ATPase subunit E2-like has protein sequence MEDGDVSRQIQQMVRFIRQEAEEKANEISLSAEEEFNIEKLQLMEAEKKKIRQEYERKSKQVEIRKKIEYSMQLNASRIEVLQAQDDVVSSMKESASKELLHVSEDKKTYKNLLKALIAQSLLRLKEPAVLLRCREVDRRLVESVLEEAKQEYADKAKVKAPKVTVNNQVYLPPPPTPSAMDSHEPYCSGGVVLASQDGKIVCENTLDARLDVVFRQKLPEIRKRLVG, from the exons atgGAGGACGGTGATGTGTCTAGGCAGATTCAGCAGATGGTGAGGTTCATCCGTCAGGAGGCGGAGGAGAAAGCCAACgagatctctctctctgccgAGGAG GAGTTCAACATTGAGAAATTACAACTAATGGAggctgaaaagaaaaagattcgACAGGAGTATGAGCGGAAGTCGAAGCAGGTGGAGATTCGTAAGAAAAT TGAATACTCAATGCAGTTGAATGCATCTCGTATAGAAGTTCTTCAAGCAcaagatgatgtggtgagttcTATGAAAGAATCTGCCAGCAAGGAACTTCTGCATGTTTCTGAGGACAAGAAGACATACAAAAACCTTCTCAAAGCTTTGATTGCTCAG AGCTTACTACGGCTGAAGGAGCCAGCAGTATTGCTGCGGTGCAGAGAGGTTGACCGCAGACTTGTTGAGTCTGTTTTGGAGGAAGCAAAACAAGAGTATGCCGACAAGGCCAAAGTTAAAGCCCCTAAGGTTACCGTCAACAATCAAGTGTACctcccaccaccaccaacacCGAGTGCAATGGATTCCCATGAACCCTATTG CTCGGGTGGGGTTGTCTTGGCTTCACAAGATGGGAAGATAGTCTGTGAGAACACCCTTGATGCAAGGTTGGACGTCGTTTTCCGACAGAAATTGCCTGag ATCCGAAAGCGCCTTGTAGGATAA